From a single Apium graveolens cultivar Ventura chromosome 2, ASM990537v1, whole genome shotgun sequence genomic region:
- the LOC141696265 gene encoding uncharacterized protein LOC141696265, with product MKKQKNPMTIGTNPRLSNDLELQDHNMVVDVENCHQMEISDKASLPYDNWNYEHVMKANFDPVKNKSNSHFPNKDFLTPFQDSSWARKFGIAADLNKKQKTSNGEMKSQKRNSPLFPLSANTTVHSKMNKAAENQNSGISPKTPVPDCYGNMAPLSPLSMNTLPSKNSAYSPQTHFSPNVPKLKENQISSSKHTRKKCNNRPPSFNHFREGNKSEGKKAMAEFNAMPVKNFNFDDTTPNNTSHQVYDLVVKEYASLGAPDVQCPHCHAWMWKQELANKNVTRGPPVFSLCCAKGQIQLPNEPPTPSYIWQLHNDKEKSKRFSDGMRMFNSIFAFSSTCGKVDHSINCGGAPYVYRLYGQNHHLFGSLIPEKWDDPKFCQLYIYDTDNELGNHLKWVKVSDGETVDAEIVDGLMKMLDETNELVSRVDNGRGNHVSTSDEVAGIMVGDLDKTDGSCDIIIDSKIKGLERISDIHPKLMALQYRLLFPHGGDGLTPRLGGRLYQQYVVDAFFTIEQARLWWVHTNQSTLRSDLYSNIRDTSQSGDCDSTNLGKSFILPAGFVGSRRYMQQNFQDALAVCRSIEHPDIFLTMTTNPLWDEIIQMMKHIPLCSPQNSPDVIARVFRLKLDQIVEDIKKKNYFVMYVVEFQKRGLPHVHMLIWLDSASKHNLQANIDKYVSAEIPDPLADPVAYAAVKSHMIHGPCGVEFPNSRCMKQHKCIRHFPKKYSPSTIFDQSGFPIYKRRKTNFTISFSFASFILFAWKKNCTFRSNEPLAKVAAREKDKLTQLEAYFVLNGKDSNARKYPYVEIPKYYVWNKSDRFWNLRKRGKQIGRLSYCHHSSGELWYLRLLLTKVRGATSYEDLRTVDGKSLEKMIDDILLNQRKITGNQFLILNDKQLEFYALSEIHKLLKSIGKSLKDFDQMPQPPETYLDFSDNNLIIEERSYDIAEMEKEYAELISNCNAEQLAVFNAVMESVRNKNGGLFFMYGSGGCGKTYLWRTIISKLRSESQIVLPVASSGIAATLMPGGRTTHSRFKIPIALDDISTCAITHQSDIAQLIKITSLIIWDEAPM from the exons ATGAAAAAGCAGAAGAACCCTATGACCATTGGAACCAATCCTCGATTGTCTAATGATT TGGAGTTGCAAGATCATAATATGGTAGTAGATGTTGAAAACTGTCATCAAATGGAAATTTCTGATAAGGCATCATTGCCATATGATAATT GGAATTATGAGCATGTGATGAAAGCAAATTTTGATCCAGTCAAAAACAAATCAAATTCACATTTTCCAAATAAAG ATTTTTTAACGCCATTTCAAGATTCATCTTGGGCACGGAAGTTTGGCATTGCTGCAGATTTAAACAAAAAACAAAAGACAAGCAATG GTGAAATGAAGTCACAAAAGAGAAATAGTCCTCTCTTTCCGCTATCTGCAAATACAACAGTTCACTCTAAAATGAATAAAG CTGCAGAGAATCAAAATTCAGGAATTTCTCCAAAAACACCTGTGCCTGACTGCTATGGAAATATGGCCCCGTTGTCTCCTTTATCTATGAATACTCTCCCTTCAAAAAACAGTGCCTACTCTCCTCAAACACACTTCTCTCCAAATGTACCAAAATTAAAGGAAAATCAGATAAGCAGTAGTAAGCACACGCGGAAGAAATGTAACAATCGTCCGCCATCATTTAATCACTTCAGAGAAG GGAATAAATCTGAAGGAAAGAAGGCAATGGCTGAGTTTAATGCCATGCCAGTTAAGAATTTTAATTTTGATGATACAACACCAAATAATACTTCTCACCAGGTTTATGATTTAG TTGTAAAGGAATATGCTTCATTGGGTGCTCCTGATGTTCAATGTCCACATTGTCATGCATGGATGTGGAAGCAAGAGCTTGCAAATAAAAATGTAACCCGTGGCCCTCCTGTTTTTTCTCTCTGTTGTGCAAAGGGGCAAATTCAGTTACCAAATGAGCCACCTACTCCCTCTTACATTTGGCAGTTACATAATGATAAAGAGAAATCTAAGCGATTTAGTGATGGTATGCGTATGTTCAATAGCATCTTTGCATTCAGTTCCACATGCGGTAAAGTTGACCACTCAATTAATTGTGGCGGTGCCCCTTATGTTTATCGTTTATACGGACAAAATCATCACCTTTTTGGTTCACTCATACCAGAGAAATGGGATGATCCCAAGTTTTGCCAGCTATATATCTATGACACTGATAATGAACTTGGTAATCATTTGAAGTGGGTAAAAGTCAGTGATGGAGAAACTGTAGATGCCGAGATTGTTGATGGTTTGATGAAGATGTTGGATGAAACAAATGAGTTG GTTTCGCGGGTTGACAATGGACGTGGGAATCATGTCAGTACATCAGATGAAGTTGCAGGCATAATGGTCGGTGATCTTGACAAAACAGATGGGTCGTGTGATATTATTATTGATTCAAAAATAAAGGGGCTTGAAAGGATATCAGATATTCATCCAAAACTAATGGCATTACAATATCGACTCTTATTTCCTCATGGCGGTGATG GACTAACCCCACGTCTTGGTGGAAGACTTTACCAGCAGTATGTTGTCGATGCCTTTTTCACCATTGAACAAGCAAGGCTTTGGTGGGTCCATACAAATCAGAGTACTTTGCGTAGTGATCTATATAGCAATATACGTGACACTTCACAATCAGGTGATTGTGATAGTACGAACCTGGGGAAAAGTTTCATCTTACCAGCGGGATTTGTTGGTTCACGAAGATACATGCAACAAAACTTCCAGGATGCCTTGGCTGTCTGTCGATCCATTGAACATCCCGACATCTTCCTCACAATGACTACAAATCCCCTTTGGGATGAAATTATTCAGATGATGAAACATATTCCTTTGTGTTCCCCGCAGAATTCTCCAGATGTGATAGCACGTGTTTTCAGATTAAAACTAGACCAAATTGTAGAGGATATCAAAAAGAAAAACTACTTTG TGATGTACGTAGTTGAGTTCCAAAAACGCGGTCTTCCTCATGTACATATGTTAATATGGTTGGATTCCGCTTCAAAACACAATCTGCAGGCCAATATTGATAAATATGTTTCTGCGGAGATTCCTGATCCTCTTGCAGACCCTGTAGCTTATGCTGCTGTTAAAAGCCATATGATACATGGCCCGTGTGGTGTGGAATTTCCTAATTCAAGATGCATGAAACAACATAAGTGTATACGACATTTTCCTAAGAA GTACTCTCCAAGCACAATATTTGATCAATCTGGATTTCCAATTTATAAACGGCGCAAGACCAATTTTACG ATCAGTTTCAGTTTTGCGTCTTTCATTTTATTTGCTTGGAAAAAAAACTGCACTTTTCGATCAAATGAGCCGTTGGCAAAGGTTGCTGCTCGGGAGAAAGACAAACTTACTCAACTAGAAGCTTACTTTGTTTTGAATGGAAAAGATAGTAATGCAAGAAAATACCCCTATGTTGAGATTCCAAAATATTACGTTTGGAATAAAAGTGATCGCTTCTGGAACTTAAGAAAGAGAGGCAAACAGATTGGCCGCTTATCTTATTGTCATCATAGTTCAGGGGAATTATGGTATTTGCGCCTGCTACTGACCAAGGTACGAGGTGCTACTTCTTATGAAGATTTGCGGACTGTTGATGGAAAG TCATTGGAGAAAATGATTGATGACATTCTTCTTAATCAGCGCAAAATCACAGGAAATCAGTTTCTTATCCTTAATGACAAACAGCTCGAATTTTATGCTCTTTCAG AAATTCACAAGCTGCTCAAGTCAATTGGGAAATCACTTAAAGATTTTGACCAAATGCCTCAACCTCCTGAAACATATCTGGATTTCAGTGACAATAATTTGATCATAGAAGAGAGAAGTTATGACATTGCAGAAATGGAAAAGGAATATGCGGAGCTGATATCAAACTGTAATGCTGAGCAGTTGGCAGTATTCAACGCTGTAATGGAATCAGTTAGAAATAAGAATGGAGGTTTATTTTTTATGTACGGTAGCGGAGGCTGCGGTAAAACCTACTTGTGGCGAACAATAATTTCAAAGTTAAGGTCGGAAAGCCAAATTGTACTTCCTGTAGCTTCATCTGGAATTGCAGCCACACTAATGCCCGGTGGTCGCACCACTCATTCAAGGTTCAAAATTCCCATTGCACTTGACGATATTTCTACGTGTGCCATAACACATCAATCCGACATAGCTCAATTAATCAAAATTACAAGTTTGATCATTTGGGATGAAGCGCCGATGTAA